In bacterium, the following proteins share a genomic window:
- a CDS encoding phenylalanine--tRNA ligase subunit beta, which produces MKISLDWLRDFVTWDDEPAQLAARLTAAGLNVEGIETISRTFPGVVVARVLEREKHPDADRLSLCQVDDGTGEPVQVVCGAPNVRAGLAVLFARVGAQLPGDFQIKKSKIRGVESCGMICSATELGLGLDGSGIIELDTTEPNGTPADDLYGFQDTVLEVEVTPNRPDWLSHVGVAREVAAIYGTKMSLPPLWNAVDGGENLGVKVRVEDYSECGRYTAWGVQNVKIGPSPRWMQDRLRAIGARPINNVVDITNYVMFEMGQPLHAFDRGQLAGSAIIVRRAPEKMTVTTLDGQEREIEAGTLLICDEKGPVALAGVMGLGNSEVTAQTTEILLESAFFNPQRVRRASRRLGLISESSYRFERGADWDMVERAALRALHLLQEYAGARIIPDWADRHDPDHRAADALPLRVWQVNRVLGTSVTTDQVAQILQRLGLKVQPMGNAESISAGAVNMMVHVPSHRRDLALEVDLIEEIARIHGLDQLAGRGGYRVPGGAVRRPQDVARERLRGWLSDCGYAEIVTSSFMEVTDHDRLGLPADDARRKTLSVINPRHGGDTQLRTLLAPSALDVARRNLNAGATPPLRFFQVNRVFRPGLPLDREVRHADEALLPAEPEFVQLVVAGWRETGLGGVPADLLELRGSVEALAAHLRVPLSLEPGCDEVWLDAGASWRVLDGDGKVVGSAGRVSSAVLEAFDVDAPVAVAEVRLDCLDLRPAPARFEPFTRFPAVKRDLSLLVPAGVAFGQVQAVVTEAGGPLLESSELFDIYRGKGIPEGLAAFGIRLKFRSAKGSLKGEAVDAAIGRILGVLRDRLAIEPRG; this is translated from the coding sequence GTGAAGATCAGCCTCGATTGGCTCCGCGATTTCGTCACCTGGGACGACGAGCCGGCGCAGCTCGCAGCGCGCCTGACGGCGGCGGGTCTCAATGTCGAGGGCATCGAGACGATCAGCCGCACGTTCCCGGGCGTGGTCGTGGCCCGTGTGCTCGAACGCGAGAAGCATCCCGACGCCGACCGGCTCAGCCTGTGCCAGGTTGACGACGGTACGGGAGAACCGGTGCAGGTCGTCTGCGGAGCGCCGAACGTGCGCGCGGGCCTGGCGGTCCTCTTCGCGCGCGTGGGCGCGCAGCTGCCGGGCGATTTCCAGATCAAGAAGTCGAAGATCCGCGGCGTCGAGAGCTGCGGCATGATCTGTTCGGCGACCGAGCTCGGGCTGGGGTTGGACGGGTCCGGGATCATCGAACTGGACACGACCGAGCCGAACGGCACGCCGGCCGACGACCTGTACGGATTCCAGGACACGGTGCTCGAGGTCGAGGTCACGCCCAACCGGCCGGACTGGCTCAGCCATGTCGGCGTGGCGCGTGAAGTCGCGGCCATCTACGGCACGAAGATGTCGCTGCCTCCGCTGTGGAACGCCGTCGACGGCGGCGAGAACCTGGGCGTGAAGGTGCGCGTCGAGGACTACTCCGAGTGCGGGCGCTACACGGCGTGGGGCGTGCAGAACGTGAAGATCGGCCCGTCGCCGCGCTGGATGCAGGACCGCCTGCGCGCGATCGGCGCGAGGCCGATCAACAACGTCGTCGACATCACCAACTACGTGATGTTCGAGATGGGGCAGCCGCTGCATGCCTTCGATCGCGGGCAGCTGGCGGGCAGCGCCATCATCGTGCGACGCGCGCCCGAGAAGATGACCGTGACGACGCTCGACGGCCAGGAACGCGAGATCGAGGCCGGGACGCTGCTGATCTGCGACGAGAAGGGGCCGGTGGCGCTGGCCGGGGTCATGGGACTGGGCAACAGCGAGGTCACGGCGCAGACGACCGAGATCCTGCTCGAGAGCGCCTTCTTCAATCCGCAGCGCGTGCGCCGGGCCAGCCGGCGGCTGGGCCTCATCAGCGAGAGCTCGTACCGCTTCGAGCGTGGCGCCGACTGGGACATGGTCGAGCGGGCTGCCCTGCGCGCCCTGCACCTGTTGCAGGAGTATGCCGGCGCGCGGATCATCCCCGACTGGGCCGATCGCCACGACCCCGACCATCGCGCGGCCGATGCGCTGCCCCTTCGTGTCTGGCAGGTCAATCGCGTGCTCGGCACGTCGGTGACCACCGACCAGGTCGCTCAGATCCTGCAGCGCCTCGGGCTGAAGGTGCAGCCGATGGGCAATGCCGAGTCGATCAGTGCCGGCGCCGTCAACATGATGGTGCACGTGCCCAGCCACCGGCGCGACCTGGCGCTGGAGGTGGATCTGATCGAGGAGATCGCCCGCATCCACGGGCTGGACCAGCTGGCCGGGCGCGGCGGCTACCGGGTGCCCGGCGGCGCCGTGCGGCGGCCGCAGGACGTGGCCCGCGAGCGCCTGCGGGGCTGGCTCAGCGATTGCGGCTACGCGGAGATCGTCACGTCGAGCTTCATGGAAGTCACCGATCATGACCGGCTGGGGCTGCCGGCCGACGATGCGCGCCGCAAGACGCTGTCGGTGATCAATCCGCGGCACGGCGGCGACACCCAGCTGCGCACGCTCCTGGCGCCGTCGGCGTTGGACGTGGCCCGCCGCAACCTGAACGCGGGTGCGACGCCGCCCCTGCGGTTCTTCCAGGTGAACCGGGTGTTCCGGCCGGGCCTGCCGCTCGACCGCGAAGTCCGGCACGCCGATGAGGCGCTGCTGCCTGCCGAGCCCGAGTTCGTGCAGCTGGTGGTGGCCGGGTGGCGCGAGACCGGCCTGGGCGGCGTGCCCGCCGACCTGCTGGAATTGCGGGGCTCCGTCGAGGCGCTGGCCGCCCACCTGCGCGTGCCGCTGAGCCTGGAGCCGGGCTGCGATGAAGTCTGGCTGGACGCCGGAGCCTCGTGGCGCGTCCTGGACGGCGACGGGAAGGTGGTCGGTTCGGCCGGTCGCGTGTCGTCCGCCGTGCTGGAGGCGTTCGACGTGGACGCGCCGGTGGCCGTGGCCGAGGTGCGCCTGGATTGCCTGGACCTGAGGCCGGCACCGGCCCGGTTCGAGCCCTTCACCCGGTTCCCGGCCGTCAAGCGCGACCTGTCACTCCTGGTGCCCGCGGGCGTTGCCTTCGGGCAGGTCCAGGCGGTCGTCACCGAGGCGGGCGGGCCGCTGCTCGAATCGTCGGAACTCTTTGATATTTATCGTGGGAAGGGCATTCCGGAAGGTCTTGCGGCCTTTGGAATTCGCTTGAAGTTCCGCTCGGCCAAGGGTAGCCTGAAGGGCGAAGCGGTTGACGCGGCGATCGGCCGGATCTTAGGTGTCCTGAGGGACCGCCTGGCCATCGAACCGCGGGGTTGA
- the pheS gene encoding phenylalanine--tRNA ligase subunit alpha: MQETIERLRTEALAAIHAAADDAALEAVRVGVLGRKGSLTGLLRGLKDLDAEARRDAGAALNAAKDELTAALEVRQASIGSSRPVVSSGYDLTLPGRAPAPTGSRHPLLTVLESICDIFHGMGFSRDDGPEVELDYYNFTALNFPDDHPARDIQDTFYISDKVLLRTQTSPVQVRMMERNEPPLACVFPGRVYRNENADASHSSEFFQIEGLVVDRAVSMSDLKDTVDTFVMNFFGGSAATRFRPHYFPFTEPSVEVDMQCIMCGGKGCGVCKQSGWLEIMGAGMVHPNVFRAAGYPDDRYTGFAFGMGIDRIAMLKYGISDIRLLYENDLRFLNQFRGVQ, from the coding sequence ATGCAGGAGACGATCGAACGCCTGCGCACCGAGGCGCTCGCCGCGATCCATGCTGCGGCAGACGATGCGGCGCTGGAGGCGGTGCGCGTCGGCGTGCTGGGACGCAAGGGCAGCCTGACCGGGCTGCTGCGCGGCCTGAAGGACCTGGACGCCGAAGCCCGGCGTGATGCCGGCGCGGCGCTCAACGCGGCCAAGGACGAGTTGACGGCGGCCCTCGAGGTTCGCCAGGCGTCGATCGGGAGCAGCCGGCCGGTTGTCTCGTCGGGTTACGACCTGACGCTGCCCGGGCGCGCACCGGCGCCGACCGGTTCGCGGCACCCGTTGCTGACCGTGCTCGAGAGCATCTGCGACATCTTCCATGGCATGGGCTTCAGCCGCGACGACGGTCCGGAGGTGGAGCTCGACTACTACAACTTCACCGCGCTGAACTTCCCGGACGACCACCCGGCCCGCGACATCCAGGACACGTTCTACATCAGCGACAAGGTGCTCCTGCGCACGCAGACCTCGCCGGTGCAGGTGCGCATGATGGAACGCAACGAGCCGCCTCTGGCGTGTGTGTTCCCCGGTCGCGTCTACCGCAACGAGAATGCGGACGCCTCGCACAGTTCCGAGTTCTTCCAGATCGAAGGCCTGGTTGTCGACCGCGCCGTGAGCATGTCCGACCTCAAGGACACCGTCGATACCTTCGTCATGAACTTCTTCGGCGGCTCGGCGGCCACGCGATTCCGCCCGCACTACTTCCCGTTCACCGAGCCTTCGGTGGAAGTGGACATGCAGTGCATCATGTGCGGCGGGAAGGGCTGCGGCGTCTGCAAGCAGAGCGGCTGGCTGGAGATCATGGGCGCCGGCATGGTGCACCCGAACGTGTTCCGCGCGGCAGGCTATCCTGACGACCGCTACACCGGCTTCGCCTTCGGCATGGGCATCGACCGTATCGCGATGCTCAAGTACGGCATCAGCGACATCCGCCTGCTGTACGAGAACGACCTGCGCTTCCTGAACCAGTTCCGAGGTGTGCAGTGA
- the rplT gene encoding 50S ribosomal protein L20 — protein sequence MPRATNNPAAKQRRKKYLKRAKGFVSGRRRQAITAREAVDRALVYAYRDRRTKKRDFRKLWITRINAAARINGLSYSHFINGLKKAQIDIDRKVLADLAVHDAGAFAKLAEAAKSAL from the coding sequence ATGCCAAGGGCAACAAATAATCCTGCCGCGAAACAGCGGCGGAAGAAGTATCTCAAGCGGGCGAAGGGCTTTGTCAGCGGGCGCCGCCGGCAGGCAATCACCGCCCGCGAGGCCGTGGACCGCGCTCTGGTCTACGCCTACCGCGACCGGCGCACGAAGAAGCGCGACTTCCGCAAGCTGTGGATCACGCGCATCAACGCGGCCGCGCGCATCAACGGGCTGAGCTACAGCCACTTCATCAACGGGCTGAAGAAGGCCCAGATCGACATCGACCGCAAGGTGCTCGCCGACCTGGCCGTCCACGACGCCGGGGCGTTCGCCAAGCTGGCCGAGGCTGCCAAGAGCGCTCTCTGA
- the rpmI gene encoding 50S ribosomal protein L35, which produces MAKGNKMKTNRSAAKRLRLTGNGRVKRSKAFQGHLFTAKSPKRLRNLRKGTMVAPSDEARARRMLGKA; this is translated from the coding sequence ATGGCCAAGGGCAACAAGATGAAGACCAACCGTTCGGCGGCAAAGCGTTTGCGGCTGACCGGCAACGGACGGGTCAAGCGGAGCAAGGCGTTCCAGGGTCACCTCTTCACCGCGAAGAGCCCCAAGCGCCTGCGCAACCTGCGCAAGGGAACCATGGTGGCCCCGAGCGACGAAGCGCGCGCCCGCCGGATGCTGGGCAAGGCATAA
- a CDS encoding translation initiation factor IF-3, which yields MIRIPRVMVVGEDGEQLGILDTTEALTIAEERGLDLVEVAPAARPPVCKIMDYGKFKYEQAKKAKKAKQASHTVKVKTIQFRPKTDDHDYDFKKKHIVTFLQAGNKVKVVMRFRGREISHVDLALDFLRQLVIEVSEYGSPESEPQREGRLITFVMSPKRTVTPS from the coding sequence ATGATCAGGATCCCGCGTGTGATGGTCGTCGGTGAGGATGGGGAGCAGCTCGGTATCCTCGACACCACCGAAGCACTGACCATCGCCGAGGAGCGGGGTCTGGACCTGGTGGAAGTGGCGCCGGCCGCCCGCCCGCCCGTCTGCAAGATCATGGACTATGGCAAGTTCAAGTATGAGCAGGCGAAGAAGGCGAAGAAGGCGAAGCAGGCGTCGCACACGGTCAAGGTCAAGACGATCCAGTTCCGGCCCAAGACGGACGACCACGATTACGACTTCAAGAAGAAGCACATCGTGACCTTCCTGCAGGCCGGCAACAAGGTGAAGGTCGTCATGCGGTTCCGGGGACGCGAGATCTCCCACGTGGACCTGGCGCTGGATTTTCTCCGGCAGCTGGTCATTGAAGTTTCGGAATACGGGAGCCCCGAGTCCGAGCCGCAGCGCGAGGGGCGGCTGATCACGTTCGTGATGTCGCCCAAGCGGACGGTCACGCCTTCCTGA